The Mus musculus strain C57BL/6J chromosome 2, GRCm38.p6 C57BL/6J genome has a window encoding:
- the B2m gene encoding beta-2-microglobulin precursor — MARSVTLVFLVLVSLTGLYAIQKTPQIQVYSRHPPENGKPNILNCYVTQFHPPHIEIQMLKNGKKIPKVEMSDMSFSKDWSFYILAHTEFTPTETDTYACRVKHASMAEPKTVYWDRDM, encoded by the exons ATGGCTCGCTCGGTGACCCTGGTCTTTCTGGTGCTTGTCTCACTGACCGGCCTGTATGCTATCCAGA AAACCCCTCAAATTCAAGTATACTCACGCCACCCACCGGAGAATGGGAAGCCGAACATACTGAACTGCTACGTAACACAGTTCCACCCGCCTCACATTGAAATCCAAATGCTGAAGAAcgggaaaaaaattcctaaagtAGAGATGTCAGATATGTCCTTCAGCAAGGACTGGTCTTTCTATATCCTGGCTCACACTGAATTCACCCCCACTGAGACTGATACATACGCCTGCAGAGTTAAGCATGCCAGTATGGCCGAGCCCAAGACCGTCTACTGGG atCGAGACATGTGA